The following proteins are co-located in the Osmia lignaria lignaria isolate PbOS001 chromosome 12, iyOsmLign1, whole genome shotgun sequence genome:
- the LOC117602932 gene encoding uncharacterized protein LOC117602932 isoform X1: MADDPNRDVLPVREHSYVDTSRTSIDSRDRHLVYKLDRYELEDKYLRLLEEVRSLKKLSNCQEDKIKRLSTKLMRVTASPRISNVALDVYDDKNRIITLELENTKLKDKISVLRNQLLNHKIIGRSSSRSHNSQARQSSGRITCRSESSHYKIPSCHYITETGDDDDDEQNNLEKDEIFDAEKKEMASRIAELEKELSSYTVSNQRAKVAENIEYIKVWRQMKLLNDKLIAAEAANKSLNTQIADLKWKFEEATKYSQPLSRFSLMHQCNYAPLNELCELCSVVVLKIYCFPILYMFHSVKVNMYLQNCSRYTLLINVLSYEPAIRTNDELATSLAVERRRLTEMDVQLLKTKESSFSLREKDEQINDLMSEIKILQQHNSELVDLTSNRGEVDQENIELKKKVSKQLRDEESLKNTFNSEQTNIIALQAANEQLLGKLQELQKNIDTLTVQFMSFQTQTEKQQASKSTQISRKQTDMKSPQTPYKVEPYKNASSQMEKCRKCFETFEKILLLEECICEPRGNVSPMDKSVQTEFVTRSGIVNTKDQETVMTPLKEKRTEEEPVKELVKKNAEQMSTGNPLTPEKMLKLLEQAQINTSSDPMKFVPKNMTNRVAYNLMELNQRHSDTEMLVQANQASQVLQPRYHQQKSNIGTNPQNTYQSLENQFTDPNKILFILFNILQGYSQTHAGSNEATLYRRISTPDYQFAKDINNNAAKKSPSTKCTSTSLEFVAANKSDTSNALRGGCSNRRSCLNPYTKLRPEKLRRKIVWDPKKCNQVTKSDETNNCTCNNFIKCNINSNCNQQCCNNGSSKSIAQDPTNGASKSLKTTMDNSNVDQSPRGLNVTFQSRILQDGDGTKPRKAWEEQKYSQESNERLDDDKSLREYIVQLNKYKAVVNQSSSLSVQTECPDFNDVPETQRTASFCSLNCPNECIDALSSLSDPFPLVIPEGQGLLELHIMSLQLSTSAKQILFREKDISNVQLFVSWDIWNQETTYTPTQKCPKLNFNSSFVYRISDLSSFFNYVLMEVVIFQVNVYHEDKDSYTVARGKLCIKDILDYPQNKLHYIAPVNSVISCSLGMTFGQLSLWVRLSCDVEKVYKFKKTRGIVTEDHTVSVKSPVDSKKPTIEKPVRVGMPVGDDLTVLKDTDSNARLIYEPSKEIFSNYQNEEDLNESSDTTDAPDNNNNNAGKTFTKIPLTVVKESEDEPHFHSSFENANQAMKVEKSTKVDDKVKPAKVDQKVDTSKKVLNRDFEESVMSVKAMGIGRTVAETDSGSHRSSVEEFNAVISKSRGVVQEKQGDTTREGSDESISELTNVISEKNWEEYKQRSLLTFVNTFKPDNGTAETPSVAGLANDGIRASISVPLSPQHDTDTIAIDILNMILFPKSSVVQNDEIHLLYIEYSFLGYSGADMETMSVQKPRPPDTKLTYNFRRKFHVDEETHSKQNNMLRAMLGDTINPNIRFIVVSEPLPEETETKECVEVGFANFNLKEYAFGESEKVVTIQVHSPDGSEQIGLLKIFVSGLDTIRQRLRRRESNL; this comes from the exons atggcgGACGATCCAAACCGAGACGTTTTACCTGTAAGAGAGCATTCCTATGTGGATACTTCTCGTACCAGTATAG attcCAGGGACCGGCATCTGGTGTATAAGCTCGATCGTTATGAACTGGAGGACAAATATTTACGGCTACTCGAAGAAGTAAGAAGTTTGAAGAAACTGTCAAATTGTCAGGAGGATAAGATCAAACGATTGTCGACGAAGCTAATGAGAGTAACTGCCAGTCCAAGGATATCTAACGTTGCTTTGGATGTTTATGATGATAAGAATAGAATAATCACCCTTGAACTCGAGAACACCAAG CTAAAAGATAAAATCTCAGTGTTGAGAAATCAATTGCTGAATCACAAGATTATTGGTAGATCATCATCAAGGAGTCATAATTCCCAAGCGAGGCAGTCGTCCGGGCGCAT AACGTGTCGAAGCGAAAGCAGCCACTACAAGATACCGTCTTGTCACTACATCACCGAGACCGGagatgacgacgacgatgagCAAAATAATCTCGAGAAAGACGAG ATATTCGATGCAGAAAAGAAGGAGATGGCCAGCCGGATAGCTGAATTGGAGAAAGAATTGTCATCTTATACAGTCAGCAATCAAAGGGCAAAGGTTGCTGAGAACATCGAGTACATAAAAGTCTGGCGACAAATGAAGCTGCTGAACGATAAACTAATAGCCGCCGAGGCGGCGAACAAGTCGTTGAACACGCAAATAGCCGATCTGAAGTGGAAGTTCGAGGAGGCGACGAAGTACTCTCAACCTCTCTCACGATTTTCTCTTATGCACCAATGTAACTACGCACCACTCAATGAACTCTGTGAACTGTGTTCAGTtgttgtattaaaaatttattgtttcccCATCCTTTATATGTTTCACTCTGTTAAAGTTAATATGTATTTACAAAATTGTTCCCGTTATACTCTGCTAATAAATGTACTCTCTTATGAACCTGCAATTAGGACGAACGACGAGCTTGCTACATCACTCGCGGTAGAAAGAAGACGGTTGACAGAGATGGACGTGCAATTGTTGAAGACGAAGGAGTCATCGTTTTCGTTGCGGGAAAAAGACGAGCAAATAAACGATCTGATGAGCGAAATAAAGATACTGCAACAGCATAATAGCGAACTCGTTGACCTTACCTCTAACCGTGGAGAGGTCGACCAGGAAAACATAGAACTGAAGAAGAAAGTCTCGAAGCAGCTTCGGGATGAAGAATCGTTAAAAAACACTTTCAATAGCGAACAAACCAACATCATAGCTCTTCAAGCTGCAAATGAACAGTTACTTGGGAAACTTCAAGAGCTTCAGAAGAACATAGATACTTTAACGGTACAGTTTATG TCTTTCCAGACTCAGACCGAGAAACAGCAAGCGTCGAAGTCAACGCAGATATCAAGAAAGCAAACCGATATGAAGAGCCCGCAAACGCCTTATAAAGTAGAGCCGTACAAGAACGCTTCGAGCCAAATGGAGAAATGCAGAaaatgcttcgaaacttttgaaaaaatattgctATTGGAAGAATGTATTTGTGAACCTCGAGGGAACGTCAGTCCGATGGATAAATCTGTTCAAACAGAATTTGTAACTCGTTCGGGTATCGTGAATACGAAGGATCAAGAGACGGTCATGACACCTCTTAAAGAGAAACGAACAGAAGAAGAGCCCGTGAAGGAACTTGTGAAGAAGAATGCCGAACAAATGTCGACGGGGAATCCTCTGACGCCGGAGAAGATGTTGAAGCTTTTAGAGCAAGCTCAAATTAATACTTCTTCGGATCCAATGAAATTCGTACCGAAAAATATGACCAACAGGGTCGCCTACAATTTAATGGAGTTAAACCAGAGACACAG CGATACAGAAATGCTTGTTCAAGCGAACCAAGCAAGTCAAGTTCTTCAACCCAGATACCATCAGCAGAAAAGCAATATCGGCACAAATCCGCAAAACACTTATCAATCCTTGGAGAACCAATTTACGGATCccaataaaatattgtttattttattcaatatccTTCAAGGATATTCCCAGACACATGCGGGAAGCAACGAAGCTACCTTGTATCGTCGAATTTCAACACCTGATTACCAATTTGCAAAAGACATCAATAACAACGCCGCAAAGAAAAGTCCTAGTACAAAATGCACAAGTACTTCTTTAGAATTTGTTGCTGCGAACAAGAGTGACACATCCAATGCTCTACGAGGTGGTTGCAGTAATAGAAGGTCCTGTTTAAATCCTTACACCAAACTACGACCGGAGAAGCTGAGAAGAAAAATAGTTTGGGACCCGAAGAAATGCAATCAAGTCACTAAATCAGATGAGACCAACAACTGTACTTGCAACAACTTTATCAAATGCAACATTAATTCCAATTGTAATCAACAGTGTTGCAACAACGGTTCTTCGAAATCAATCGCCCAAGACCCCACCAACGGTGCGAGCAAATCTCTTAAAACCACCATGGACAATTCAAACGTGGATCAATCTCCGCGTGGTCTGAACGTGACGTTCCAATCACG TATTTTACAGGATGGCGATGGAACAAAGCCCCGCAAAGCTTGGGAAGAACAAAAGTATTCGCAGGAGAGCAATGAAAGGTTGGACGATGATAAGTCGTTGCGGGAATACATTGTGCAGCTGAACAAATACAAGGCCGTTGTTAACCAGAGTTCATCGTTGAGCGTCCAAACTGAGTGTCCA GACTTCAATGATGTACCTGAAACTCAGAGAACGGCATCCTTTTGTAGTCTGAATTGTCCAAACGAGTGTATCGACGCTTTGAGTTCCCTGTCCGATCCGTTCCCCTTGGTGATCCCCGAGGGACAGGGACTTCTGGAGCTTCACATCATGTCTCTCCAACTCTCAACGTCT GCAAAGCAGATTCTTTTTCGCGAGAAAGATATCAGCAACGTCCAGTTGTTCGTGAGTTGGGACATATGGAACCAAGAAACGACTTACACGCCTACCCAGAAGTGTCCCAAGCTGAACTTCAATTCATCCTTTGTCTATCGAATCTCAGATCTCTCCTCTTTCTTCAACTACGTTCTGATGGAGGTGGTGATATTCCAGGTGAACGTATACCACGAGGACAAGGACAGTTACACGGTGGCTAGAGGGAAGCTCTGCATCAAGGATATACTCGATTATCCGCAAAACAAGCTTCATTACATCGCTCCGGTGAACAGCGTGATTTCTTGCTCGCTAGGCATGACCTTTGGCCAATTGTCCCTGTGGGTCAGGCTTAGCTGCGACGTCGAGAAGGTGTATAAATTCAAGAAGACACGAGGAATAGTCACCGAGGATCACACCGTTTCTGTTAAAAGTCCAGTTGATTCGAAGAAACCTACCATTGAGAAGCCGGTAAGAGTTGGTATGCCAGTCGGGGATGATCTGACTGTATTGAAGGACACGGATTCAAACGCTCGTCTGATCTACGAACCGTCCAAGGAAATATTCTCTAATTATCAGAACGAAGAGGACCTAAATGAATCGA GTGACACGACTGATGCCCCtgacaacaataataataacgcgGGGAAAACTTTTACCAAAATCCCTTTGACCGTGGTGAAGGAGAGCGAGGACGAACCCCATTTTCACTCTAGCTTTGAAAATGCAAATCAGGCCATGAAAGTTGAAAAATCAACCAAGGTGGATGACAAAGTAAAACCTGCGAAAGTAGATCAAAAAGTAGATACGTCGAAAAAGGTGTTGAACCGGGATTTCGAAGAAAG TGTGATGTCAGTAAAAGCCATGGGGATTGGAAGAACAGTAGCAGAAACAGATTCCGGGAGCCACAGATCAAGCGTGGAAGAGTTTAATGCCGTCATCTCGAAG AGCCGTGGAGTTGTCCAGGAGAAACAGGGCGACACGACTCGGGAAGGCTCCGATGAGTCGATCTCCGAATTAACGAACGTGATTTCGGAGAAAAACTGGGAGGAGTACAAGCAACGAAGTTTGCTCACATTTGTTAATACGTTTA AACCTGATAACGGAACCGCTGAAACACCCAGCGTGGCCGGATTGGCCAACGACGGCATACGAGCCTCGATTTCAGTCCCTTTGTCTCCG CAACACGATACTGACACGATAGCCATCGATATCCTGAACATGATCCTTTTCCCGAAGAGTTCCGTCGTACAAAACGATGAAATTCACCTGCTTTACATCGAGTACTCTTTTCTTGGTTATTCCGGAGCTGATATGGAAACGATGTCGGTGCAAAAACCGCGACCACCGGATACGAAACTCACGTATAATTTCAGGAGAA AGTTTCACGTGGACGAGGAGACACATTCGAAGCAGAACAACATGCTACGAGCGATGTTAGGCGACACTATCAACCCCAACATAAGATTCATCGTCGTCTCCGAGCCTCTTCCGGAGGAAACTGAAACAAAGGAGTGCGTAGAAGTGGG GTTCGCTAACTTCAATTTAAAAGAATACGCATTTGGGGAGAGCGAGAAAGTCGTAACGATTCAGGTGCACAGTCCAGACGGTAGTGAACAAATTGGTCTGCTAAAG ATCTTCGTGTCGGGTTTGGATACTATCCGCCAGCGTCTCAGAAGACGAGAATCTAATTTATAA
- the LOC117602932 gene encoding uncharacterized protein LOC117602932 isoform X3, which yields MADDPNRDVLPVREHSYVDTSRTSIDSRDRHLVYKLDRYELEDKYLRLLEEVRSLKKLSNCQEDKIKRLSTKLMRVTASPRISNVALDVYDDKNRIITLELENTKLKDKISVLRNQLLNHKIIGRSSSRSHNSQARQSSGRITCRSESSHYKIPSCHYITETGDDDDDEQNNLEKDEIFDAEKKEMASRIAELEKELSSYTVSNQRAKVAENIEYIKVWRQMKLLNDKLIAAEAANKSLNTQIADLKWKFEEATKYSQPLSRFSLMHQCNYAPLNELCELCSVVVLKIYCFPILYMFHSVKVNMYLQNCSRYTLLINVLSYEPAIRTNDELATSLAVERRRLTEMDVQLLKTKESSFSLREKDEQINDLMSEIKILQQHNSELVDLTSNRGEVDQENIELKKKVSKQLRDEESLKNTFNSEQTNIIALQAANEQLLGKLQELQKNIDTLTVQFMSFQTQTEKQQASKSTQISRKQTDMKSPQTPYKVEPYKNASSQMEKCRKCFETFEKILLLEECICEPRGNVSPMDKSVQTEFVTRSGIVNTKDQETVMTPLKEKRTEEEPVKELVKKNAEQMSTGNPLTPEKMLKLLEQAQINTSSDPMKFVPKNMTNRVAYNLMELNQRHSDTEMLVQANQASQVLQPRYHQQKSNIGTNPQNTYQSLENQFTDPNKILFILFNILQGYSQTHAGSNEATLYRRISTPDYQFAKDINNNAAKKSPSTKCTSTSLEFVAANKSDTSNALRGGCSNRRSCLNPYTKLRPEKLRRKIVWDPKKCNQCCNNGSSKSIAQDPTNGASKSLKTTMDNSNVDQSPRGLNVTFQSRILQDGDGTKPRKAWEEQKYSQESNERLDDDKSLREYIVQLNKYKAVVNQSSSLSVQTECPDFNDVPETQRTASFCSLNCPNECIDALSSLSDPFPLVIPEGQGLLELHIMSLQLSTSAKQILFREKDISNVQLFVSWDIWNQETTYTPTQKCPKLNFNSSFVYRISDLSSFFNYVLMEVVIFQVNVYHEDKDSYTVARGKLCIKDILDYPQNKLHYIAPVNSVISCSLGMTFGQLSLWVRLSCDVEKVYKFKKTRGIVTEDHTVSVKSPVDSKKPTIEKPVRVGMPVGDDLTVLKDTDSNARLIYEPSKEIFSNYQNEEDLNESSDTTDAPDNNNNNAGKTFTKIPLTVVKESEDEPHFHSSFENANQAMKVEKSTKVDDKVKPAKVDQKVDTSKKVLNRDFEESVMSVKAMGIGRTVAETDSGSHRSSVEEFNAVISKSRGVVQEKQGDTTREGSDESISELTNVISEKNWEEYKQRSLLTFVNTFKPDNGTAETPSVAGLANDGIRASISVPLSPQHDTDTIAIDILNMILFPKSSVVQNDEIHLLYIEYSFLGYSGADMETMSVQKPRPPDTKLTYNFRRKFHVDEETHSKQNNMLRAMLGDTINPNIRFIVVSEPLPEETETKECVEVGFANFNLKEYAFGESEKVVTIQVHSPDGSEQIGLLKIFVSGLDTIRQRLRRRESNL from the exons atggcgGACGATCCAAACCGAGACGTTTTACCTGTAAGAGAGCATTCCTATGTGGATACTTCTCGTACCAGTATAG attcCAGGGACCGGCATCTGGTGTATAAGCTCGATCGTTATGAACTGGAGGACAAATATTTACGGCTACTCGAAGAAGTAAGAAGTTTGAAGAAACTGTCAAATTGTCAGGAGGATAAGATCAAACGATTGTCGACGAAGCTAATGAGAGTAACTGCCAGTCCAAGGATATCTAACGTTGCTTTGGATGTTTATGATGATAAGAATAGAATAATCACCCTTGAACTCGAGAACACCAAG CTAAAAGATAAAATCTCAGTGTTGAGAAATCAATTGCTGAATCACAAGATTATTGGTAGATCATCATCAAGGAGTCATAATTCCCAAGCGAGGCAGTCGTCCGGGCGCAT AACGTGTCGAAGCGAAAGCAGCCACTACAAGATACCGTCTTGTCACTACATCACCGAGACCGGagatgacgacgacgatgagCAAAATAATCTCGAGAAAGACGAG ATATTCGATGCAGAAAAGAAGGAGATGGCCAGCCGGATAGCTGAATTGGAGAAAGAATTGTCATCTTATACAGTCAGCAATCAAAGGGCAAAGGTTGCTGAGAACATCGAGTACATAAAAGTCTGGCGACAAATGAAGCTGCTGAACGATAAACTAATAGCCGCCGAGGCGGCGAACAAGTCGTTGAACACGCAAATAGCCGATCTGAAGTGGAAGTTCGAGGAGGCGACGAAGTACTCTCAACCTCTCTCACGATTTTCTCTTATGCACCAATGTAACTACGCACCACTCAATGAACTCTGTGAACTGTGTTCAGTtgttgtattaaaaatttattgtttcccCATCCTTTATATGTTTCACTCTGTTAAAGTTAATATGTATTTACAAAATTGTTCCCGTTATACTCTGCTAATAAATGTACTCTCTTATGAACCTGCAATTAGGACGAACGACGAGCTTGCTACATCACTCGCGGTAGAAAGAAGACGGTTGACAGAGATGGACGTGCAATTGTTGAAGACGAAGGAGTCATCGTTTTCGTTGCGGGAAAAAGACGAGCAAATAAACGATCTGATGAGCGAAATAAAGATACTGCAACAGCATAATAGCGAACTCGTTGACCTTACCTCTAACCGTGGAGAGGTCGACCAGGAAAACATAGAACTGAAGAAGAAAGTCTCGAAGCAGCTTCGGGATGAAGAATCGTTAAAAAACACTTTCAATAGCGAACAAACCAACATCATAGCTCTTCAAGCTGCAAATGAACAGTTACTTGGGAAACTTCAAGAGCTTCAGAAGAACATAGATACTTTAACGGTACAGTTTATG TCTTTCCAGACTCAGACCGAGAAACAGCAAGCGTCGAAGTCAACGCAGATATCAAGAAAGCAAACCGATATGAAGAGCCCGCAAACGCCTTATAAAGTAGAGCCGTACAAGAACGCTTCGAGCCAAATGGAGAAATGCAGAaaatgcttcgaaacttttgaaaaaatattgctATTGGAAGAATGTATTTGTGAACCTCGAGGGAACGTCAGTCCGATGGATAAATCTGTTCAAACAGAATTTGTAACTCGTTCGGGTATCGTGAATACGAAGGATCAAGAGACGGTCATGACACCTCTTAAAGAGAAACGAACAGAAGAAGAGCCCGTGAAGGAACTTGTGAAGAAGAATGCCGAACAAATGTCGACGGGGAATCCTCTGACGCCGGAGAAGATGTTGAAGCTTTTAGAGCAAGCTCAAATTAATACTTCTTCGGATCCAATGAAATTCGTACCGAAAAATATGACCAACAGGGTCGCCTACAATTTAATGGAGTTAAACCAGAGACACAG CGATACAGAAATGCTTGTTCAAGCGAACCAAGCAAGTCAAGTTCTTCAACCCAGATACCATCAGCAGAAAAGCAATATCGGCACAAATCCGCAAAACACTTATCAATCCTTGGAGAACCAATTTACGGATCccaataaaatattgtttattttattcaatatccTTCAAGGATATTCCCAGACACATGCGGGAAGCAACGAAGCTACCTTGTATCGTCGAATTTCAACACCTGATTACCAATTTGCAAAAGACATCAATAACAACGCCGCAAAGAAAAGTCCTAGTACAAAATGCACAAGTACTTCTTTAGAATTTGTTGCTGCGAACAAGAGTGACACATCCAATGCTCTACGAGGTGGTTGCAGTAATAGAAGGTCCTGTTTAAATCCTTACACCAAACTACGACCGGAGAAGCTGAGAAGAAAAATAGTTTGGGACCCGAAGAAATGCAATCAA TGTTGCAACAACGGTTCTTCGAAATCAATCGCCCAAGACCCCACCAACGGTGCGAGCAAATCTCTTAAAACCACCATGGACAATTCAAACGTGGATCAATCTCCGCGTGGTCTGAACGTGACGTTCCAATCACG TATTTTACAGGATGGCGATGGAACAAAGCCCCGCAAAGCTTGGGAAGAACAAAAGTATTCGCAGGAGAGCAATGAAAGGTTGGACGATGATAAGTCGTTGCGGGAATACATTGTGCAGCTGAACAAATACAAGGCCGTTGTTAACCAGAGTTCATCGTTGAGCGTCCAAACTGAGTGTCCA GACTTCAATGATGTACCTGAAACTCAGAGAACGGCATCCTTTTGTAGTCTGAATTGTCCAAACGAGTGTATCGACGCTTTGAGTTCCCTGTCCGATCCGTTCCCCTTGGTGATCCCCGAGGGACAGGGACTTCTGGAGCTTCACATCATGTCTCTCCAACTCTCAACGTCT GCAAAGCAGATTCTTTTTCGCGAGAAAGATATCAGCAACGTCCAGTTGTTCGTGAGTTGGGACATATGGAACCAAGAAACGACTTACACGCCTACCCAGAAGTGTCCCAAGCTGAACTTCAATTCATCCTTTGTCTATCGAATCTCAGATCTCTCCTCTTTCTTCAACTACGTTCTGATGGAGGTGGTGATATTCCAGGTGAACGTATACCACGAGGACAAGGACAGTTACACGGTGGCTAGAGGGAAGCTCTGCATCAAGGATATACTCGATTATCCGCAAAACAAGCTTCATTACATCGCTCCGGTGAACAGCGTGATTTCTTGCTCGCTAGGCATGACCTTTGGCCAATTGTCCCTGTGGGTCAGGCTTAGCTGCGACGTCGAGAAGGTGTATAAATTCAAGAAGACACGAGGAATAGTCACCGAGGATCACACCGTTTCTGTTAAAAGTCCAGTTGATTCGAAGAAACCTACCATTGAGAAGCCGGTAAGAGTTGGTATGCCAGTCGGGGATGATCTGACTGTATTGAAGGACACGGATTCAAACGCTCGTCTGATCTACGAACCGTCCAAGGAAATATTCTCTAATTATCAGAACGAAGAGGACCTAAATGAATCGA GTGACACGACTGATGCCCCtgacaacaataataataacgcgGGGAAAACTTTTACCAAAATCCCTTTGACCGTGGTGAAGGAGAGCGAGGACGAACCCCATTTTCACTCTAGCTTTGAAAATGCAAATCAGGCCATGAAAGTTGAAAAATCAACCAAGGTGGATGACAAAGTAAAACCTGCGAAAGTAGATCAAAAAGTAGATACGTCGAAAAAGGTGTTGAACCGGGATTTCGAAGAAAG TGTGATGTCAGTAAAAGCCATGGGGATTGGAAGAACAGTAGCAGAAACAGATTCCGGGAGCCACAGATCAAGCGTGGAAGAGTTTAATGCCGTCATCTCGAAG AGCCGTGGAGTTGTCCAGGAGAAACAGGGCGACACGACTCGGGAAGGCTCCGATGAGTCGATCTCCGAATTAACGAACGTGATTTCGGAGAAAAACTGGGAGGAGTACAAGCAACGAAGTTTGCTCACATTTGTTAATACGTTTA AACCTGATAACGGAACCGCTGAAACACCCAGCGTGGCCGGATTGGCCAACGACGGCATACGAGCCTCGATTTCAGTCCCTTTGTCTCCG CAACACGATACTGACACGATAGCCATCGATATCCTGAACATGATCCTTTTCCCGAAGAGTTCCGTCGTACAAAACGATGAAATTCACCTGCTTTACATCGAGTACTCTTTTCTTGGTTATTCCGGAGCTGATATGGAAACGATGTCGGTGCAAAAACCGCGACCACCGGATACGAAACTCACGTATAATTTCAGGAGAA AGTTTCACGTGGACGAGGAGACACATTCGAAGCAGAACAACATGCTACGAGCGATGTTAGGCGACACTATCAACCCCAACATAAGATTCATCGTCGTCTCCGAGCCTCTTCCGGAGGAAACTGAAACAAAGGAGTGCGTAGAAGTGGG GTTCGCTAACTTCAATTTAAAAGAATACGCATTTGGGGAGAGCGAGAAAGTCGTAACGATTCAGGTGCACAGTCCAGACGGTAGTGAACAAATTGGTCTGCTAAAG ATCTTCGTGTCGGGTTTGGATACTATCCGCCAGCGTCTCAGAAGACGAGAATCTAATTTATAA